From a single Rutidosis leptorrhynchoides isolate AG116_Rl617_1_P2 chromosome 5, CSIRO_AGI_Rlap_v1, whole genome shotgun sequence genomic region:
- the LOC139847536 gene encoding uncharacterized protein, which yields MRKKETKSLFDKSLSTSRQDMADYCSEESRRIQYTKCGHSHIWICTNRTKSKARWCQVRPTIFIVGMVCRPNRHRPSFLVNMVGLEKGRRSNSSRYPWDLDAEMTDEEEEFELWLQQALASGLFCETSKRRKSWSPFKLPQKKGNKQRNNRMSQ from the exons ATGAGAAAAAAAGAAACCAAAAGTTTGTTCGACAAGTCCCTGAGTACTTCCCGTCAG GACATGGCTGATTACTGCTCGGAGGAATCAAGACGTATACAATATACAAAATGTGGTCATTCACATATATGGATATGTACCAATAGGACCAAGTCTAAGGCAAGATGGTGTCAGGTGAGACCGACAATATTTATTGTT GGAATGGTTTGTAGGCCAAACAGACATCGTCCAAGTTTTCTAGTAAACATGGTTGGATTGGAGAAAGGTCGACGGTCAAACTCGAGTAGATATCCATGGGATTTGGATGCAGAAATGACAGACGAAGAGGAAGAATTTGAGTTATGGTTACAACAAGCGTTAGCCTCGGGCTTATTTTGTGAAACATCCAAACGTAGAAAAAGTTGGAGCCCGTTTAAGTTACCACAAAAGAAAGGTAATAAACAAAGGAATAATCGAATGTCTCAATGA